The genomic window TATGTGGCGACGTACGCGGCGGGCGACTCGGCCGTACTGACGCTGCTGGCGCAGGACCGGGTCAACGTGGGCCGGCTGCACCTGGAGGGCCGCCGCGCCGGCGGCCGTATCGGCGAACTGATGGACGCCCTGCCCCGGCCGGACGACGCGGCCGCCGCCAAGGCGGCCACCAAGAACCCGGCCCGGTCGGTGGCGAACGGCGCGAGCGCGGCCACGACCGCGGCCACGCCCCAGACCCCGGCCAAGACCACGGTCAGGTCGACCATGCCCCGCCGGACCCCCCGCACCACCACCCCCCGCGCCACCCCCAGAACCACTCCCAACACAGCTACCAGCACTGAGAGTTGAAAGGACACCACACACCATGGCCAACACCGAGACCGCGTTGAAAGAAGCCCTCGCGTCCATCGAGGGCGCGACCGGCGCCGCGCTGGTCGACTACACCAGCGGCATGGCACTGGGCACGATCGGCGGCAGCAAGGGGTTCGACCTCACCGTCGCCGCCGCCGGCAACACCGACGTCGTCCGCGCCAAGCTGCGCACCATGGAACACCTCGGCCTCAAGGGCGAGATCGAGGACATCCTGATCACCCTGTCCGACGCGTACCACCTGATCCGCCTGCTCACCGGCCGCGGCGGCAACGGCCTCTTCCTCTACCTGGTCCTCGACTCCAAGCGGGCCAACCTGGCCATGGCCAGGCACCAGCTGAAGAAGATCGAGGCGGAGTTGGAGATCTGACCGCCCCCTGACACCACGGCTCCGGCGGCGCCCCCCTCGGGGAGCGCCGCCCAGCACATTCCTCCGCAGGAGCCCAACCCCCGCACACCCGTGCGAACACCGTCCCCGTCCCTCCGCTACCGTGTCCGCCCTGGAACGACAAGGGGAGGGTGGCCGTGGGAAGAGCGGTACGGGGGACGGTGCTGGCGCAGACGGCGCTGCTGGCCGGGGTGCTGACAGGGTGTTCGGAGGCGGCGCAGAGCGACTACGCGAAGGCGTCGGCCGGCGCCACCAGGTCGGCGACGGCGGAAGCAGCGGCGGACGCCGCCGAGAGCGGCGGCAGCGTCGGCGCGGCCGGTTCCGCCTGCGAACTGCCGGTCACCTTCGACACGGCCGAGAAGTGGCAGGCGGAGGCCGTCGAGACCGAGGTGCCCGGCGGCGGGAGCGGTTCCGAGGAGGACGAGCTCGCCGCGGAACTGGCCGAGGGGCTGCTCCACCAGGGCCCGTTCACCGCCGCGTGCGAGATCGACGCCAAGCCGGCCGGGAACATCGGCTTCATCCGCGTCTGGACCGGCGAGGCGGGCGCGAAGGAGGGAGACGCCGAGGCGCTGCTCAAGGAGTTCGTGGCGGCCGAGGGCAACACCAGCAAGGCGAAGTACAGCGCGTTCACCTCGGACTCCGACGTCTCCGGCACCGAGGTCGAGTACCTCTACACCAGCGAGGCCCTGGAGGAGACGAAGAAGGAGCGGGCCTTCCTCACGGTCACCCCGGACGGCCCCGTCGTCGTCCATCTCGGCGGTTTCGACACCCAGGAACACGAGGAGATGCTCCCGGCGTACGAGCTCGCCAGACGGACCCTGCGCACCACCTGAGCCCCGCGCGCCCCACGCCCACCCCGCGAGCCGAGCCCGTGTCCCCGAACCTCTGGTGAACCTCTGAGAATCGGTTGCGAGTGCATCCATGGCCCGCGACCGGGCAGGACTCCCTCGGACGGATCACCGATCGGGGGAGGTTCTCTTGTCCACCACCGAAAGCACCGCCGGTACGCCGGCACCCGCCGAGG from Streptomyces sp. DSM 40750 includes these protein-coding regions:
- a CDS encoding lipoprotein, translated to MGRAVRGTVLAQTALLAGVLTGCSEAAQSDYAKASAGATRSATAEAAADAAESGGSVGAAGSACELPVTFDTAEKWQAEAVETEVPGGGSGSEEDELAAELAEGLLHQGPFTAACEIDAKPAGNIGFIRVWTGEAGAKEGDAEALLKEFVAAEGNTSKAKYSAFTSDSDVSGTEVEYLYTSEALEETKKERAFLTVTPDGPVVVHLGGFDTQEHEEMLPAYELARRTLRTT
- a CDS encoding roadblock/LC7 domain-containing protein, whose product is MAAEAEVLDELHRLRARVPQLTGALAASVDGLVLAHDTPGVEPEGLAALTAAALGVAVRMTDAAGRGELRELLLRGDHGYVATYAAGDSAVLTLLAQDRVNVGRLHLEGRRAGGRIGELMDALPRPDDAAAAKAATKNPARSVANGASAATTAATPQTPAKTTVRSTMPRRTPRTTTPRATPRTTPNTATSTES